The Nitrospirota bacterium genome includes the window AGAGTCGCGGACGCCTACGGCGATCGGGCGCTTGAGGTTCAGGTCGCTCACGGTGGCGACGAGGCTCTCGATCTCGACCGGCGCCGGCACGCCGAACCTCTGGAGCACGAATTCGCTTTCATGGTTCAGCTTTCCCGCCCGCACCGGCGTGAACACGAACCGTTTGTCCGTGACGCTTTTGAAGTAGGCATAGGCAATTGCGGAACAGACGGAGTCCGTATCGGGGTTGGTGTGGCCGGTGACAAAGACCGTTTTCGTCCCCTCGTTCATGCTGATCAGGTCTCCTCTCGTTGAATTCCTCTTCAGTATTACTGAGCATGAGAGCTGATGTCAAGCATATTTGTCTGCGCGCGGCGCAGGCCGAGAACTGCCCGTGAAATCACGATTTTTGCCCTTGACACCCATTCCGGTTTTGTATATAGTGCTAGCTCTGTTTACGACTGGGGGATCGTCCAGTGGTAGGACGACAGGCTCTGAACCTGTTTACGGGGGTTCGAATCCTCCTCCCCCAACCAGACAATCAGAGACGTGCGGCGAGAGGGGAGACTCGAGAGGAATATCCTGTTTCACGGGAGGCTCTCGTTACTCGTCACTTGTCCCTCGTCACTTTCCCTATATGGTCCCATCGTCTAGCGGCCTAGGACGCTGGCCTCTCACGCCGGAGACACGGGTTCGATTCCCGTTGGGACCACCATTCGATAGTCCGAACAAATCCAATGAAGTATAAAGCCCCTTGAAAAAAGGGGCTTTTTTAGTTTCTGCATCCTCCGTGGTCCCGTCTGATTCGTTGACATTTAGGGGTATTTGGGGGTAGAATTGGGGGTATCGTAGCCCAGGCGAGAGCAAAATACCCCCACGACTGGAGGAGCCCCTATGTTGACGGATATAAAAGTCAAAAGCGCAAAGCCGAAAGAGAAACAATACAAAATCACTGACGGTCAGGGACTCTATTTGCTCGTGACGCCTCAAGGCGGGAAGCTTTGGCGCTTCAAGTATCGATTCAACAACAAGGAAAAAGTGCGTGCATTCGGCACCTATCCGGAAATATCTCTTGCTGATGCACGCGAGAAGCGCGACGCTGCGCGTAAGCTAGTCGCAAACGACATCGACCCGGGTGAAGTTCACAAGGCACAGAAGAAGGCCGAGCAGGATGTCACCGAAAACAGCTTCGAAGTCGTGGCGCGTGAGTGGCACCAAAAGTTCAAACAGACTTGGGCCAAGAGTCATGCGGATACGACGTTGCGGCGAATCGAGTTGAATGTGTTCCCCTGGCTCGGCGCGCGCCCGATCGGCGAAATCAAGCCTCCCGAGTTGCTGTCCGTATTGCGCCGCATTGAATCAAGAGGAGCGCAGGAGACAGCGCACCGGGTCAAGACCATATGCGGCCAGATCTTCCGCTATGCAGTGGCGACCGGCAGGGCTGAGCGAGACCCGGCAGCGGACCTGAAAGGCGCATTGCCGCCGGCACCCAAGACCCATCTTGCAGCTGTGACCGATCCGAAGGAGGTAGCGAACCTCCTTAAGGCGATTGACGTTTACCAGGGCTCATTCGTGACTAAATGCGCTCTTCAACTGGCACCGCTGGTTTTCGTCAGGCCCGGCGAACTGAGGCAGGCGCAGTGGTCGGAGATCGATCTTGAAACAGCGGAATGGAATATCCCCGCTGCCAGGATGAAGATGAAACAGGCGCACCTGGTTCCGTTGTCGCGTCAGGCTGTGCAAATTCTCCGGGATATCAAGCCGCTCACCGGCAGCAGTCCGTATGTCTTTCCGTCCGTGCGGTCCTCTGCCCGCGCTATGAGCAACAACGCAATCCTCGCCGCGCTTCGTCGTATGGGATACACTAAAGACGAAATGACCGGCCATGGATTTCGCGCAATGGCCCGGACGATCCTTGACGAAATCCTCCATGTCCGCCCTGAATACATCGAGCATCAACTCGCGCATGCAGTCCGCGACCCGAACGGACGGGCTTACAATCGCACCGCTCACATCGAAGAGCGCAGGAAGATGATGCAGATGTGGAGTGACTACCTGGACGGTTTGAAGTCAGGAGCGAAGGTTGTGCCGTTTGTAAAAGCTGCTGGATGAGAATTGGCACATCCCATCCGAACGAAAATGTTTTAGATGAACCCGAAGCCAGGCTCTTTAAAATACAATAAAGACAGTGCTGCATGACCTTAACGATGAGCGCGGACGAGGATGAGATATGAGCCAAATCTTTAATGTCTATTGTGATGAAAGCGGTCACCTTGAAAATGACCTTGAAAAGGTAATGGTCTTGGGCGCTGTGTGGTGCCCCCAGGAAAAAGCCAGAGAAATTTCTGTCCGGATTCGGGAGATAAAAAATCGTCATGGACTTAAGAAAGATTTCGAAATCAAATGGACGAAGGTTTCTCCTGCGAAGAAGCAATTTTATCTCGATGTGATGGATTATTTTTTTGACGACGGTGATCTTCATTTCCGGGCTTTGATAGTACCAGATAAATCTAAATTGCGACACGAGGAACATGGCCAGACGCATGATGACTGGTACTACAAGATGTATTTCGACATGCTCAAGGTGATTTTGAGCCCGAGTGCAAAATACCGGATCTATCTGGATATCAAGGATACGAGAAGCGCGTCAAAGATAGCAAAATTGCATGAGGTCTTGTGCAACTCGCTCTATGATTTCTCCCGGGCAATTGTCGAACGAGTTCAAACAGTCCGCTCCCACGAGATTGAACTGTTGCAGGTTGCTGACCTTCTGATCGGCGCTACAGCCTATGTGAACAGGGCACGATCGGGTAATGCCGGTAAGGAGGCTCTGATTGCAAGAATGAAGGAGCGTTCCGGGTATGCGCTTACGATCACCACGCTCCTCCGGGAAGAGAAAGTAAATCTGTTCCGCTGGCACGCATCGGAGGCGCAATAATGACGAGTCTTTCTTGGCTGCCGGCACTCGTTCCGTTCGAACAATATGGCGGTGACTGGACAAAGTATCTCGATGCTTTATATGCATGTTTCAAGGTGGATTTTATCGATAGCCGGCCGTTTTATAATGGGAAGCGTGTCGGCTTGAAACGATACCCGTTGTCGCAGGGTAAGGAAGCTACCTTCTGGCATTTTATTTCTGAAGGCAGTAGTGAGAAAGATCGCATACCAGATATGCGACGTTGCGAGAGGATCAGATGGCCGCGTCCCATTATTGAACACTCCGGCGAGAGAGTGTTGAAGGTATGGAAGAACAGGCGCAATGGTGAAACTCGGATATGTCTTTGGTTAGAGGCAGAAGAATATCTCGTGATTTTAGCGGAGCGAAAAGATCATGTTATGCCGTGGACGGCTTACATGGTAGACAAGGATCATCGGAAACAAAAGCTTCAGAAGGAATATGATGAATACTGGAGGGGAAAAAGGCCCAAAAATGGCTGAAGCCGCCTCCTTGCGGAAACGGCCTCGTTACTCCTTCTACACTTGGTAGATGAGCTAAGTTTATTATAACGCAGATAAGTTCAGAGTCAAGCGAATTCTAATTAAAGTCGCACAATTTGGTTACCGAATTGAAGTCTGTATTAGCAATGAAACAAGAGCAAATTTGGTCATATTTTGCAGTTCAAGCATAGAATCATAGCGCTCATAGCTCTTCTTAAACCCCTGCCATCAGTATAACTCCAAGGCGTACAATCGAAAAAGATCTAGATTTTTCCACCACAAATTATATAATTTCTACATGAATGTGGTGGAAAAAGACAAGGTCATCAGCGGTATGCTTCAGGATGAGTTGATGCGGTGCCGAGAAATGCTTGCCGGCCTGCAGAAATCGGCTGCCAGCCTTCCTAAAGGTGTTCTTCAGAGGCGAAAGAAGCGATACAAGAACAAATCGTATTCGTACTACGCGCTCAAATTTCGCGATGGGG containing:
- a CDS encoding integrase arm-type DNA-binding domain-containing protein encodes the protein MLTDIKVKSAKPKEKQYKITDGQGLYLLVTPQGGKLWRFKYRFNNKEKVRAFGTYPEISLADAREKRDAARKLVANDIDPGEVHKAQKKAEQDVTENSFEVVAREWHQKFKQTWAKSHADTTLRRIELNVFPWLGARPIGEIKPPELLSVLRRIESRGAQETAHRVKTICGQIFRYAVATGRAERDPAADLKGALPPAPKTHLAAVTDPKEVANLLKAIDVYQGSFVTKCALQLAPLVFVRPGELRQAQWSEIDLETAEWNIPAARMKMKQAHLVPLSRQAVQILRDIKPLTGSSPYVFPSVRSSARAMSNNAILAALRRMGYTKDEMTGHGFRAMARTILDEILHVRPEYIEHQLAHAVRDPNGRAYNRTAHIEERRKMMQMWSDYLDGLKSGAKVVPFVKAAG
- a CDS encoding DUF3800 domain-containing protein: MSQIFNVYCDESGHLENDLEKVMVLGAVWCPQEKAREISVRIREIKNRHGLKKDFEIKWTKVSPAKKQFYLDVMDYFFDDGDLHFRALIVPDKSKLRHEEHGQTHDDWYYKMYFDMLKVILSPSAKYRIYLDIKDTRSASKIAKLHEVLCNSLYDFSRAIVERVQTVRSHEIELLQVADLLIGATAYVNRARSGNAGKEALIARMKERSGYALTITTLLREEKVNLFRWHASEAQ